GTACCTCAGCTACTTGAAATCTCCCACAGCAAGTCAAAAGATCAAAGACAATTACCCTTAGTTACAGTAAGACTGAATTATGCAAAGTAAACATCATTTAGATACCTAAAGCTGTCATTACTGAGTGGAGGACCCTGAGGAAAGTGGAAGCCTGGTTATTGTAAGACTGATCTAGCGCAGACAGGACATCTTGGATAACGTCTTCTACCAGTGGCAGCAAACTGGCATCTGAATGCCTCAGCATAGTGTCCAGGACCTGGGAAGCATGTGGCTGATGTGCCAGCTGGCGCAAATTCAGGGAAATCCCATTCACCAGATAGTCAGAATTCTCATTAATCAAACACTGCAAGGAGTCATAACTGCAGGCCTTGCATATGTCTACCAGTGTCCCCAGTGCCGTCTCACTGATGAGCAGAGTCTTGTCACCAGCCTTTTCCAACACCGGGTAGAGAGCTGACAGCAGAAGCAACCGGAACTCCTTCCCAAGGACAGCAGCGAAGCAGCCGACGCCTTCCAGCTGGATGCAGATCTGCCAGATGTTGCTGTTCATGGTGCGGGTCGTTACGTGTGGCTCTGGGGACGGAAGGAGAACGCTGCTGCACGCACCTCCTGGACGGGCAGTAAGTCCTGAATGTTGCACAGAGTGCTCATGGCTGATTTCTTCTGTATCAATGCTAGTGATCAAATACCAGTTTGCCTGGTCTGTGTACTCATCGAGAATGGATATTATGGACCCTTTGAGATCATCCATGTTCAGCGAAACTTCCCTCTCCTGAAGGACATCCACTCCcactccagcagctcctgcaatcAGCTCATTGAGGACCATCGCTGCCTGCTTTCGGTACATGCCAGATTCACTGTAGAGCCCCATGAAATGATCCACAAGCAAATAGAGGTTCCCGTAGTAGCCAAGAACACGACAAACTtgctgaaggagctggaaaaTTTTCTCCTCCGTGAAGAAGCGGAAGTATTTCTTCTGACATCTGCCTTTCTGCACACCATGCTGCAAGGAGCCCGAAGGTCCGCACACACCCTCGCAGCGTCTGTCTTCCACTATCTTCACATCTGTCACGTCCAGCTCCAGAACCTGCATCAGCGCTTTGGACAGACGGTGGAGGTGGGATATGGAGTTGAGGACAATGTTAATCTTGGGGCCTAGCAGCTTCAGATAGCCGAGCAACAAGCTCAAAGTGGAAACCTTGCCCGTGTCATCCTGAGAGTTCATCAGGCGAGGAAGAGCTGTGGCAAGGGAATGGAGGTTCTCGGAGAGGACATCAGCAAGAGCCCTGTTCTGTGCTACTATCCTCTGCTCTGCAATGCCTTGCAGAACCTCCTTACACCTGCTCTGGACTTCGCCATTTTCATCGTTCACTAGCCCTACCAAGGCCTTTAAAAGATGACTGAACGAGTCCACCAGCGACTGACTGCAGTTCCTCAGTAAGTGGTGGACCAATTCCACCAGCTCCAGTCTCACTTTCCAGTGGGGGTGAACTGAAGAAAATTCAACCATTTTATGCAGGAGGAGAGAGAGTTTTTCAGCAGTACTTTTACTCCAGTCAGGTCCTCTATGGACCATTAATTCTGATATTCTGCTTTCTTCCACTGGcagcttttctttattctttgcaaTTCTGGCTAGCTGCGCATCAGCCATTACCAAGCCAACAATCAGATAAAAGAGTCTGATGGCAGAAACGGTGGGTTTGTGACCTTGTTTGATGTCTCCAGTAATAACCCGAGACAGTGTAATGGAAATCCCAGgcagaaaagaagcaaacaaatccCCACATTGCTGTGCCTCATCTTCATCTAGGTGTCGATGCTCCTGGCAGTCACACTGCAGAACTAGGACCTGTAAGCACTTCAAAGCAGAGatcttaatttgctttgctttttcttgctctgCTAGGCCTAGGAGCAAAGATACAGCAAATCCTAAGAGAGGAAGGGCGGAAGGTTGATACAGAGACCAGATAACATCCCCATAAGCTGAATGCATCAGGGTGTGGAGTGCCTGGATTACAGCCAGCTTTAACTCCTCTGACAGCGGGGCTGGGTTGCTTGAGCTAGAAGGGGGAGAGAGGCAGGTACAGAGCTCAGAAAAAAGCTCCTGCAGGAGCTCCTGCTTCTTCACACACGTTGCTGCCAGCACGGAGGAGATGCACTGCACCACGCTCTGCACCAGGCGCTCCTGCTTGGGCCCCGGCACCTTCAGGGCGAAGCGCAGGGGGAAGAGGACGtactcctgcagctcctgcagggcCGAGGCGCTGACGGCTGCCAGGTGGGCCTGCAGGCGGGCCACGTTCTCCATGGTCTGCGCCCTCGTCAGCTGCACGCAGGCGGGGCGCAGGGCCCCGAAGGCCTCCTGGGGGGTGTCGAAGACGGCCATGCTGGggcgccggcgggagggcggcagcagcagctgaggggaGGCGAGGTGGGGGGGAACGCCGGGGGCTGTCACGGCAGCGACCCGGGGCGGCCCCTGAGGGCCGGCGCGCCTACCTGCTCCCGTAGCGGAGCGGCCGCGTGCCGGAAGTGACGTGCAGGTCGCCGGGCCCGGCAGCGCGACAAAGAGCGCCCACCGGCGCGCTGCGGACGGAGAGCTGTGAGAAAAGTCCCGGGGGCCCGCGATGCGCATGCACCGCCTGTGGCGCCTTGGCGGCCTGCGGCGATGCGGCCGCGCATGCGCTGTACTTCCatctcccccgccccgcccggcgtgCGCGGTCTGTGCTGGGCGTAGCGGTACGCCGCGTCTCCCTCCGGCGATCCGTACGATGCTGCCCTTCGACCTGCCGCGGCGGGGTGAGAGGTCGGGCGGCCATCttgtggcggcggcggcggcggcggcggcggcggcttgtTGTCGGTGAGGCTGCGTCGCGCCCTCCCCCGCGGGCGGAGCTAGGCCCGGCGCGGGCCGGCCCGCCGCCATGTCCTCCTTCTCGGAGTCGGCACTGGAGAAGAAGCTGTCGGAGCTGAGCAACTCCCAGCAGAGCGTTCAGACGCTCTCGCTGTGGCTCATCCACCACCGCAAGCACGCAGGGCCCATCGTCTCCGTCTGGCACCGGGAGCTCCGCAAAGGTACACGGGGCGCCCGGCGACGGGACGCGGGCCCGGCGGACTTTGCCCGTCGGCCGCCGCCTTCCCGCTCCCCgggcctccgccgccgccgcgggctgGGGCGGCATGCCGGCGCAACGCGGGGTCGCCGGCTCTGCCCGCCGCTCCGTGAGGGAGACGGTGTCGAGGGGCCGGTTCCTCCTCCTCACGGCGGTCGCGGGGCTCTTGGGGTCGGCAGGGCGAAAGGTTTGTGAGGCGGGCGCTCGGGGTCAGCGGGAGCCTGGCCGCCGTTCTCCCGCTGCTGTCGTTAGTTCTCGGAGGGCGCGGGGGGTGTTCGCGGGGAGAGGGTGGAAGCGCTGGCTGGAGCTGCGGGGTGTTAGCTGGGAGCTGGGGATGCTCTGCCGGGCCAGGCAGCTGGGTTGGAAAACAAAGACGTACTGAGCGTTTTCCCCCGGCTGTGAAGCGCGTTGGTGGCTGTTTAGCCCCTAGGTTTTGCTTTTACGTTTTACGCGTTTGGATTCATAGTACTTATCCGTCACAGAATTGCGCTAAGGGATTAGGAGATAAGCGAAGTAAAAGTGGTTGTAGAGATCTATAAAAACCGTTTGGTAGTATCATCCAGAAatattttgtgcctttttttttttccttgcagattaACTTAAGTTAACTTCTGGTAACTTCTCAAATTGCTTCATAATGAAGTCAGGGAGACTGCTAGTGTCCGTGTGGGTGCCCTGTCCCCACGGGCAGCTGTAAAACCAGCCAGTGTCACCTTTCTCATCCTGGGTAGCCAGCAGTGTTAGCCCCTTGGAGCAGATGGTGCTGATGAAGTCCTAGCTGGAGTATCTTTCATGTGATCGCTGGATAGTATATTAAGTATAGTATATTAAGTATGAATTTTTGAAAGATCCGAGTTTGGCCTGCTGTGGAAATAAGCGCTTTTGTTTTCTGCCTCGTGCGTGCGTATTCGCGGCCAGTGCAGTCTGGAGATCTGCATCTCCCACTGATTCTGGCCGCAGTAAAATAGAAAATGGTGGTGTCAAGATGGGAAAAGTTATGGTATACAGAAGAAATTTAATGTTGCTTTGGCACAGCATTGTCTGGAAAATATTTGAGTCTCCACTATAGCTTTCTCCTACAGTTTCATTCTGTTCTGAATTAAGTGGTTCTATAccaagtttttttcctgaagttaatgaaaaataagtCTATTGTTACATTAATTTGCTGGTAGGTTAGAAAAGCTCGTTTTAATCGTGCGTTTAAAGTTTATTTCTTATGCAGCTTTCTTGAGAAGTGAGGTGTCACTGTCCACAAAACGTATTAAGCTCATGTTTGTCTCATAAAttagttaggaaaaaaacccaagcagaagTAAGGAGATCAAGAACTACTTGACTTGAAGGCCTCTGATTTGCCTTGGTaacatggaaatattttgaaCTTTGCTTTTAGACTGAAAAGCTATAAGCAACTTTGAAAACCATGTTAATGATTCCAGGTGAACAAAGTGAGAAATAAACgcaaactctctctctctctttttttttttcttccttctttttttttttcccctttcccagcaAAATCAAGTAGGAAACTTACTTTCCTATATTTAGCAAACGATGTCATCCAGAACAGTAAGAGGAAAGGTCCTGAATTTACTAGGGAGTTTGAATCTGTTCTGGTGGATGCTTTTTCTCATGTTGCCAGGTATGTTGCTGTATTACgtattttttcaacttttctctCTACAGATTTGCATTCTTATTATACAAAGTTTAATTCAATTGGATTTTGTTGGTtcgttgtgggtttggtttttgttttgggtttttttgtttgtttggggttttttgtttgtttgttttaagtctCAGGGATGCTTGTACCCTCTCTCTAGTAGAGATTGGATTCTGACTGTTTCGTGGCTAGGAACTGTTTAGTGTTAATATTTCCCTTTGGGCAAACTTCTTTGTATGTGAATCAGCCCCTCACAGCTTTACACATTTGTTCTCGGCATGCAACTTCTATGtactttattttaattgttaCTAAAAGATCTTGCAGATCTGTTCGTGGGCAGTGAAACTGAATAGTTGCATGTGTTTATTAAAGCCACATAATAAATGGCTCTTCCCCATTGTCAAAAGACTTTAAAAGAGCTGATGTTTTGGGTCACTGGATTCTCATCAGTCTTCTGGTTTGAGCATGGTTTCTTCTTGTATTGCTTGTTTTAACGGTTATCTGATCATTAGTCTCCTTGCTAGAGGAAGGGAGAATTTTATACATAAAAGGGAAGGAGTGATGCAGCTACCATCCTATCAAAAATGGACTATCATTTAGTTAAGATTTTCTCTAAATGGTGTAATAATTCTTATTATCTCAACTAAACTTCAGTGTTCTGTGTATTTAGTGGTATACTGTTCTGGATGGCTGTCTTAACTTTCAGTGCACTATATGAGTACATTTAAGTGCCTAATGATCCAAACAACCTGCTTTTTAATTGGGATGTTACTGACTGAAACAACTGTTCAAAGTTAACACTCTGAATTGTAAACATGTCAACTTGGGGGTATTTTATAACTCTTCTTGCAAATTCTGAATGATAGCAAGTTTCTTCCTTCAAAACTTTTCCTGCCCTTACAACATGGGAACATGGGGCACTTTGAGGCAATCTTTGGTtccaggaaaaggggaaaattgGCCACAAATGTGTTTTGTACAGTTTGTCTCAGACAATATGAGAGAGACTCTCTCCAAAAGTGCAAACATTGCAATGGATGCAGCTGCTAGTTTGGAAGATGCTCTCTTAAAACATAAGGAATATTTTCCAGCCGAACTATAATTATTTTCTAATCTTTGAACAGAGAAGCAGATGAGGGCTGCAAAAAGCCCTTGGAACGATTGCTTAACATCTGGCAAGAAAGGAGTGTGTATGGCAGTGAGTTCATACAGCAACTGAAACTTTCTATGGAAGACTCCAATAGCCCCCAAACTAAAGGTAAATGCATATTGCTTTTCTTGtgtgctgtattttgtttttttaaattggtacACGTTTCACTAAAAGTACTGTGAGGAGTTGAGCTCTGGGCTCCTGTAGTTGAGTCATTGCCAGAGCTGGTCACGGAGATTTTTCAGGATTGTCTTGAGAGAAGTCTGATTTTCGTTAAACCAGCAGTTCCAGTTTGCAAGCGTGTTGCCATGTGACTTGAGGCTGGCAGTAAGCTTAACTTAAGGTAATGTCTGCTTCTGCTCATGCAGACAGAATACTCCAGGGCTGCCTTTTGATATGAATGCAACTACGTAGCGTGCAGGGAACTGTTGCTCCACCTTGAGAGTTAAAATTGTCCCACTCTATGTCTCTGAGAGTGGTCAGCTGGGTTGTTATAATGGTTTATTCAATATTGTTAGTGCTTTCATTCTCAtattaattgttttcattttgtgtagttactgtattttattatgaTTCAGCAAGGACTTCTTAATAATTGAAGCCTGGAATATATGCCCGGAAGCCcgtctgttttcttttttcttacaccAGCTGATGTCATTTGGGGAAAACAATAACTTTGCATCATTTAACATCATTAGAACATCACGGTTATAACCTTATTACTCCATGAGAGACAGATGTGAGAAACTAAGTGTAAGCTTCTTGTGTTTACTGTGCTTTTATACCGCTTCGGCAGATATTGCCTCTTCTATAGCATCTGAAAGTATTTAACTGGTAGTACTGTAATGAAAAGAGGGAAGCAGTAGGATGCCTAACCTATGGAAGGTGAGGGTCATTAAAAATCAAGAGTGTTCTGGTCAAGGGAATATTTGTCCACTTCGCAGCTAAAGGAAGTGTCAGTGTTTTTCAAATCAGCTAAAATCACATTGCTGCTTTGACCAAATTTTGCTCTGTTCCCCACAGAGGTGCGGTGCTTTGTGAGAGAGTTGGCTTAGTCATTAGTAAAGTGCTCTTATACCGTTCTTAGGTGGTGAAAACAAGCAAGGTATGTCTACTGGAGTTGGTAGTTAATACAGAATTAATATGAAGACATGAGCATTAATATGAGACATGCATGTGAAGACATACATCTATGGCTGTCTTCACATGCTTCTTCAGGCAAAACTACTGGATGGGTGCTTTAGCAGTTTGCAACAGAGGCCTTCCAACTTAGTGTAATTTAAGTACGACATTCAGAAGGTATTGCcatttttcccccaaatgctGGGAGACCAACTGACCTGACCGAAGGGGTTGTATCTTCCATATCAGGACAGAGGGAGTCTCTGCTCtgggtggtgggagaggggaagggtGGAGGGTGTACAGTCTCTACATGAAACAGCtcatgttggggtttttctgttgtCTGGGTGCAATGCATGACACCTGTTTGTCATGAAAGGACAAAATTTACATGCCTGAATTCCTGTTGAACTGATGTAACTGAGGATTTGAAACTGTTCAAGGTACCTAGATAAGTGTTTCACAAGTGTTTAACTTTTAATCTAAACAAAACCATACTGTGTGTCCAAGAACCACAGCTGTGATTTCCTGGTGAATTGACATCCAACTGTCACTCGGTGTCCCCCTTCCTTTGGCTGGTGGTATCAATCAGTCCTGCTACTGTTATCGTctcaacttaaaaatatttatacaaaatcAAACCCTTCCTAAGTGTAACAGACCTTTGTGgggaaacagaatgaaaaaatacaaacattttaagAACTGCTGTGTGCACATCTTCACTTGgcaagaaactgaattttcttctgGGTAATTGGAGATACTAATGTAGTATCTTTTATTTGAGA
This region of Harpia harpyja isolate bHarHar1 chromosome 1, bHarHar1 primary haplotype, whole genome shotgun sequence genomic DNA includes:
- the TTI1 gene encoding TELO2-interacting protein 1 homolog isoform X2; translation: MAVFDTPQEAFGALRPACVQLTRAQTMENVARLQAHLAAVSASALQELQEYVLFPLRFALKVPGPKQERLVQSVVQCISSVLAATCVKKQELLQELFSELCTCLSPPSSSSNPAPLSEELKLAVIQALHTLMHSAYGDVIWSLYQPSALPLLGFAVSLLLGLAEQEKAKQIKISALKCLQVLVLQCDCQEHRHLDEDEAQQCGDLFASFLPGISITLSRVITGDIKQGHKPTVSAIRLFYLIVGLVMADAQLARIAKNKEKLPVEESRISELMVHRGPDWSKSTAEKLSLLLHKMVEFSSVHPHWKVRLELVELVHHLLRNCSQSLVDSFSHLLKALVGLVNDENGEVQSRCKEVLQGIAEQRIVAQNRALADVLSENLHSLATALPRLMNSQDDTGKVSTLSLLLGYLKLLGPKINIVLNSISHLHRLSKALMQVLELDVTDVKIVEDRRCEGVCGPSGSLQHGVQKGRCQKKYFRFFTEEKIFQLLQQVCRVLGYYGNLYLLVDHFMGLYSESGMYRKQAAMVLNELIAGAAGVGVDVLQEREVSLNMDDLKGSIISILDEYTDQANWYLITSIDTEEISHEHSVQHSGLTARPGGACSSVLLPSPEPHVTTRTMNSNIWQICIQLEGVGCFAAVLGKEFRLLLLSALYPVLEKAGDKTLLISETALGTLVDICKACSYDSLQCLINENSDYLVNGISLNLRQLAHQPHASQVLDTMLRHSDASLLPLVEDVIQDVLSALDQSYNNQASTFLRVLHSVMTALVQWFGSSCGEEHQQRQTPEWWSGTLSQGQQVVTRQEVEQFFLDYVRQKQIAEGNLPDTGDEEADEVLPLAEPEPNNSDTEGETPLPSHAQLAKDVMERCIHLLSDGNLRVRLKVLCTLAQKCGDFLRQRFSKDVLPKLTSSLLSQAPASARAGPVYNHTLAFKLQLAVLQGLGSLCEKLDMGESDLNKVADACLIYLSAKQPMKLQEAAQSVFLHLMQVDPDSTWLLLNEVCCPHQYEPPHISLQPVKLSGMGRQRNEFTDNVLLLLERLQQQESVMPRAGTQEASSP
- the TTI1 gene encoding TELO2-interacting protein 1 homolog isoform X1; this encodes MAVFDTPQEAFGALRPACVQLTRAQTMENVARLQAHLAAVSASALQELQEYVLFPLRFALKVPGPKQERLVQSVVQCISSVLAATCVKKQELLQELFSELCTCLSPPSSSSNPAPLSEELKLAVIQALHTLMHSAYGDVIWSLYQPSALPLLGFAVSLLLGLAEQEKAKQIKISALKCLQVLVLQCDCQEHRHLDEDEAQQCGDLFASFLPGISITLSRVITGDIKQGHKPTVSAIRLFYLIVGLVMADAQLARIAKNKEKLPVEESRISELMVHRGPDWSKSTAEKLSLLLHKMVEFSSVHPHWKVRLELVELVHHLLRNCSQSLVDSFSHLLKALVGLVNDENGEVQSRCKEVLQGIAEQRIVAQNRALADVLSENLHSLATALPRLMNSQDDTGKVSTLSLLLGYLKLLGPKINIVLNSISHLHRLSKALMQVLELDVTDVKIVEDRRCEGVCGPSGSLQHGVQKGRCQKKYFRFFTEEKIFQLLQQVCRVLGYYGNLYLLVDHFMGLYSESGMYRKQAAMVLNELIAGAAGVGVDVLQEREVSLNMDDLKGSIISILDEYTDQANWYLITSIDTEEISHEHSVQHSGLTARPGGACSSVLLPSPEPHVTTRTMNSNIWQICIQLEGVGCFAAVLGKEFRLLLLSALYPVLEKAGDKTLLISETALGTLVDICKACSYDSLQCLINENSDYLVNGISLNLRQLAHQPHASQVLDTMLRHSDASLLPLVEDVIQDVLSALDQSYNNQASTFLRVLHSVMTALVQWFGSSCGEEHQQRQTPEWWSGTLSQGQQVVTRQEVEQFFLDYVRQKQIAEGNLPDTGDEEADEVLPLAEPEPNNSDTEGETPLPSHAQLAKDVMERCIHLLSDGNLRVRLKVLDVLELCVTALHPHGNHLLPMAHRVWPALVTRLISDDPLAVLRAFKVLCTLAQKCGDFLRQRFSKDVLPKLTSSLLSQAPASARAGPVYNHTLAFKLQLAVLQGLGSLCEKLDMGESDLNKVADACLIYLSAKQPMKLQEAAQSVFLHLMQVDPDSTWLLLNEVCCPHQYEPPHISLQPVKLSGMGRQRNEFTDNVLLLLERLQQQESVMPRAGTQEASSP